The Thermodesulfobacteriota bacterium genomic sequence TTTGCTGTTTTTGCGTAGAACTCCCCCGTAAGTTGAAATATCAACTTTTTAAAATCCAGGAAATTTTCCGCAACTCTCCCGCGCGCCCGTACACATGCGTCAGACGACACGGCTCTCCGATTGTCTCAGAAACTAATTACGGTCAGGACAACAATAATACGTGCCCCTTAGCTTGACGCGGTGCTTCGGGAATACCAGATTTTTGAAATCGATATGTTCATGCATTTAACAGCCCCCATCTCTCTCTTACGCGGTTCTCGAGCTTCGTGAAGACGAACCTGTCAACAGTAATGCCGATGACAATGATTATTATCATTACCGCGATGATCTGGCTTATGTCGTTGAGCTCCCTGCCCATGGTCAGCAGGTGTCCGAGCCCGATGCTCACGTAGAGCAGCTCGCCCGCCATAAGCGCGCGCCACGCGAAAGACCAGCCCTGCTTGAGCCCGCTTATGATGGACGGCATGGCGGCGGGGATGATGACCCTTGTATAGAGGTCGAACCCGCCCGCACCCATAGTCCTCGCGGCCCTGAGGTATATTGGCGGCACGTTCTTCACGCCGGAATCGACGCCGATTGTAATGGCGAAGAGAGATCCGAGAACGACAACAAGCACTATCGCGCTTTCACTGAGACCGAACCAGAGGAGCGCTATGGGGAGCCAGCAGATGCTGGGAAGCGCCTGGAAGCCGAGCACTATGGTACCGACGGTCTCGTCGAGCACCTTGACTCTTCCTATCGCGAGGCCTATAAGGACCCCGCCGACTATGGAGAGACCGTAGCCTATGAGCACCCGCTTCATGCTCTCAAGAATCCCTATGGTGAAGCTGTTGTCCTGGAAGCCCGCGATGAGGGACCTCAGGACGCTCAGCGGTGACGGGAACAGGTATGATGGCCATAGCTTGAGAGCCGCGACCCCCTCCCATACAGCGACCAGGAGCAGATAAAAAACGGTCAATAAAATTATCTTCCTCTTCATCAGCCCGCGGCCTCCCTGACTTCCGAATCCTCGCCGTCTTCCCTTATCTCATCTGTGATCCACTTCGTGTTGAGGAACACCTCGGGATTGCCCGGCCTCCTCGGTCTTTCGATCTCTATATCGTGCTCTGACTTTATCCTCCCCGGGTTCTTCGTGAACACTAGAACCCTGTCGCCGAGTATCACAGCCTCTTCCACGTTATGCGTGACGAAAACGATCGTCTTATGCGACTCCACCCAGATCCTCTGGAGCTCTTCCTGAAGCGACTCCCTCGTCTGTATGTCGAGAGCGGCGAACGGCTCGTCCATGAGCAGTATAGAGGGCTCCATGACGAGCGCCCTCGCGAGCGCGACGCGCTGTTTCATGCCTCCCGAGAGCTGGTGGATGAAGGAGTTATGGAACTTGTCGTCGAGCCCTACGAGCTTAAGATAATCGTACGCGAGCTCTCTCCTTATTTTCTGAGCAACCTTTCTCAGCTTGAGCCCGAATTCGACATTCTCGTTAACCGTGAGCCACGGGAAGAGCGCCCCTTCCTGGAAGACTACAACCCTGTCCGCGCCGGGGCCTTCCACGCGCTTCCCGTCGGCGAGTATCCGTCCGCTCGTGGGCTTGTCGAGCCCCGCGATCATGTTGAGGAGAGTCGACTTCCCGCACCCCGAAGACCCGACTACCGAGACGAACTCCCCGTCCCGGATAGTGAGGTTTATATCGCTCAGCGCCGTGACCTTTCCCTCTTTCGTATTGAACACTTTCGAGACGTTTTCCACCCTGAGCCTCGCCTCTTTCTTCTCTATCTTCTGAATGAATATGTTCCAGAGTCCTTCCTGCTCGACGACCCTGTACGGATATCCCCTCCTCTCGCAGAACCTCGGCGCGTTCTCGAGCGCCGTAGCCTCGTGGTCCGATATAGCGAGGAGCACCGCATCGTCGCCGAGCGCCCTTATGGTGTCCCTTATCACGTTAAGCGGATGAGGGCAGATAGCGTCCCTCAAATCGACGACTTTATCGGGCTTGAGCACTTCCAGTTTTTTTACTGTTTCCAAATGCATCTGATTTCCTTGTATTTGACGTTTATTTTTCCGCTGTCTGACCGCTCTCGACCTTTATCTCTTTAAGACCTCTTTCCCTGAGAATTCCGTTTAAAATCGAGAGGTCGTATATATTCGAGAGGTCGGGCTCTTTTTTCCCGAGGAAACCGAGCTTGTACGCATCCTCGGCCGACTGGAAAAGAGAGCCGGCTACGGGGTCGTACGTGAATTCGATCCTCTTGATGGCAGCGTCGAGGATATTTTGAGGAAGCGACTTCCCGGTTTCCCTCTTGATCTCC encodes the following:
- a CDS encoding ATP-binding cassette domain-containing protein, translated to METVKKLEVLKPDKVVDLRDAICPHPLNVIRDTIRALGDDAVLLAISDHEATALENAPRFCERRGYPYRVVEQEGLWNIFIQKIEKKEARLRVENVSKVFNTKEGKVTALSDINLTIRDGEFVSVVGSSGCGKSTLLNMIAGLDKPTSGRILADGKRVEGPGADRVVVFQEGALFPWLTVNENVEFGLKLRKVAQKIRRELAYDYLKLVGLDDKFHNSFIHQLSGGMKQRVALARALVMEPSILLMDEPFAALDIQTRESLQEELQRIWVESHKTIVFVTHNVEEAVILGDRVLVFTKNPGRIKSEHDIEIERPRRPGNPEVFLNTKWITDEIREDGEDSEVREAAG
- a CDS encoding ABC transporter permease, which codes for MKRKIILLTVFYLLLVAVWEGVAALKLWPSYLFPSPLSVLRSLIAGFQDNSFTIGILESMKRVLIGYGLSIVGGVLIGLAIGRVKVLDETVGTIVLGFQALPSICWLPIALLWFGLSESAIVLVVVLGSLFAITIGVDSGVKNVPPIYLRAARTMGAGGFDLYTRVIIPAAMPSIISGLKQGWSFAWRALMAGELLYVSIGLGHLLTMGRELNDISQIIAVMIIIIVIGITVDRFVFTKLENRVRERWGLLNA